One Herbaspirillum rubrisubalbicans genomic window carries:
- a CDS encoding helix-turn-helix domain-containing protein gives MSNPVIASRHADEEALTSALVQSFGIGVRQLRRERGWSQEMLAENSNLNRSYIGEIERGTAIASLVTVEKLANALTLAPSALVTHGERINQQNLVRGLQLMAIAC, from the coding sequence ATGAGCAATCCCGTCATTGCTTCCAGGCATGCCGATGAAGAGGCCCTCACCAGTGCGCTGGTGCAAAGTTTCGGCATCGGCGTGCGCCAGCTGCGACGCGAGCGCGGCTGGTCGCAGGAGATGCTGGCCGAGAACTCCAACCTCAATCGTTCCTACATCGGCGAGATCGAACGCGGTACTGCAATCGCCTCGCTGGTGACGGTGGAGAAACTGGCCAACGCCCTCACGCTCGCGCCCTCGGCCTTGGTCACCCACGGGGAACGCATCAACCAGCAGAACCTGGTGCGCGGTTTGCAGTTGATGGCTATAGCATGTTGA
- a CDS encoding family 2A encapsulin nanocompartment shell protein, producing the protein MSATVGGTTALGDNAARQLANATKTAPQLETISPRWLTHLLQWVPVEAGIYRLNKVKNPESIKVTCTARQEENQLPRTFVDYEEQPREYFLNAVSTVLDVHTRVSDLYSSPHDQIKEQLRLTIETIKENQESELINNPDYGLLAQVTDEQRIFPLTGAPTPDDLDELLTKVWKEPAFFLAHPQAIAAFGREATRRGTPPPTISLFGSQFITWRGVPLIPSDKVPVADGKSKILLLRVGDKRQGVVGLYQPGLPGEQSPGLSVRFMGINNHAIASYLISLYCSLAVLTTDALAVLDDVEINKYHDYPDTYK; encoded by the coding sequence ATGTCCGCAACTGTCGGCGGTACCACCGCACTCGGCGATAATGCAGCACGGCAACTAGCCAATGCCACCAAGACCGCCCCCCAGCTCGAAACCATCAGCCCGCGCTGGCTCACGCACCTGCTGCAGTGGGTCCCGGTCGAAGCCGGCATCTATCGCTTGAACAAGGTCAAGAACCCGGAATCGATCAAGGTCACCTGCACCGCCCGCCAGGAGGAAAACCAGCTGCCGCGTACCTTCGTGGACTACGAAGAACAGCCGCGCGAATATTTCCTCAATGCCGTCTCCACCGTGCTGGACGTGCATACCCGCGTCTCCGACCTGTACAGCAGCCCGCACGACCAGATCAAGGAGCAGCTGCGCCTGACCATCGAGACCATCAAGGAAAACCAGGAAAGCGAACTCATCAACAATCCCGACTACGGCCTGCTGGCCCAGGTGACCGATGAGCAGCGCATCTTCCCGCTGACCGGTGCCCCGACGCCGGACGATCTGGACGAATTGCTGACCAAGGTATGGAAGGAACCCGCCTTCTTCCTGGCGCATCCGCAAGCGATTGCCGCCTTTGGCCGCGAAGCCACCCGCCGCGGCACGCCGCCGCCGACCATCAGCCTGTTCGGTTCGCAGTTCATCACCTGGCGCGGTGTGCCGCTGATTCCCTCGGACAAGGTGCCGGTGGCCGATGGCAAGAGCAAGATCCTGCTGCTGCGCGTGGGCGACAAGCGCCAGGGCGTGGTCGGCCTGTACCAGCCGGGCCTGCCTGGTGAACAGAGTCCGGGCCTGTCGGTGCGCTTCATGGGCATCAACAATCACGCCATCGCGTCCTACCTGATTTCGCTCTATTGCTCGCTGGCCGTGCTGACCACCGACGCCTTGGCGGTACTGGACGATGTCGAGATCAACAAGTACCACGACTATCCCGACACCTACAAATAA
- a CDS encoding family 2A encapsulin nanocompartment cargo protein cysteine desulfurase gives MSILTPASHSAGLPGQDASAAPFDPALLARLANELFAAPAAPVWSPGQVPGAQPPANFTPPASPLSSPAGTSQGVPGTAIPQGLAPGLNLIPSSPHQVLTLGNRAPALAPAAPAGNGTPDKVFAALPAYEPRLGGAVTGAPQAVAAAPAAAPSTAGYYFLDDGHGHPRGGASTAPTAAPAVPASTSQYYFLHAVELPSGYVTPAKPAPHAVHQPAGAQQTAAFDVHAVRRDFPILQERVNGRPLVWFDNAATTHKPQAVIDRISEFYRRENSNIHRAAHELAARATDAYEGARERVRAFLNAPDVNEVIFVRGTTEAINLVAKSWGGKHVGAGDEIIVSHLEHHANIVPWQQLAAEKGAKLRVIPVDDSGQVLLDEYAKLLNERTRIVAVTQVSNALGTVTPTKQIVELARLAGARTLVDGAQSVSHMRTDVQALGADFFVFSGHKVFGPTGIGALWGRREVLEDMPPWQGGGNMIADVTFEKTIFQPLPNTFEAGTGNIADAVGLGAAIDYVNRIGIDNIASYEHALLEYGMHKLGEVDGLRLIGTAAHKASVMSFVLDGYSTEEVGKALNQEGIAVRTGHHCAQPILRRFGVETTVRPSLAFYNTFEEIDCLLTVVRRLSAQRHRR, from the coding sequence GTGAGCATCCTCACTCCCGCTTCCCACAGCGCCGGCTTGCCCGGCCAGGACGCGTCGGCAGCGCCGTTCGACCCGGCGCTGCTGGCGCGACTGGCCAACGAGCTGTTCGCCGCGCCCGCCGCACCCGTCTGGTCTCCCGGCCAGGTACCGGGCGCGCAGCCTCCGGCCAACTTCACGCCACCGGCCTCACCCCTGTCCAGCCCGGCCGGCACCAGCCAGGGCGTGCCCGGCACGGCCATTCCGCAAGGGCTGGCGCCGGGCCTGAACCTGATTCCCTCCTCGCCGCACCAGGTACTCACGCTGGGTAACCGGGCGCCGGCGCTGGCACCGGCCGCACCGGCCGGCAACGGCACGCCGGACAAGGTCTTTGCCGCCCTGCCCGCCTATGAACCGCGCCTGGGCGGGGCCGTGACCGGTGCGCCACAGGCGGTGGCAGCGGCACCGGCGGCAGCCCCGTCGACAGCAGGCTATTACTTCCTCGATGACGGCCATGGTCATCCGCGTGGCGGCGCCAGTACGGCACCGACTGCGGCACCTGCCGTGCCGGCCAGTACGTCGCAGTACTACTTCCTGCACGCGGTGGAATTGCCCAGCGGCTACGTCACCCCGGCCAAGCCGGCGCCTCATGCCGTGCACCAGCCGGCTGGCGCACAGCAGACGGCGGCCTTCGATGTCCACGCCGTGCGGCGCGACTTCCCCATCCTGCAAGAGCGCGTCAACGGCCGGCCCCTGGTCTGGTTCGACAACGCCGCCACCACACACAAGCCGCAGGCGGTGATCGACCGCATCAGCGAGTTCTATCGCCGGGAGAATTCCAACATCCACCGCGCGGCGCACGAACTGGCCGCACGCGCCACCGACGCCTACGAAGGTGCACGCGAACGGGTACGGGCATTCCTGAACGCGCCGGATGTGAACGAAGTCATCTTCGTGCGCGGCACCACCGAAGCCATCAACCTGGTGGCCAAGTCCTGGGGCGGCAAGCACGTGGGCGCGGGCGATGAAATCATCGTCTCGCACCTGGAGCACCACGCCAACATCGTGCCCTGGCAACAACTGGCAGCCGAAAAAGGCGCCAAGCTGCGCGTGATCCCGGTCGATGATTCCGGCCAGGTGCTGCTGGATGAATACGCCAAGCTGTTGAACGAACGCACCAGGATCGTGGCGGTCACCCAGGTCTCCAATGCCTTGGGCACCGTCACACCGACCAAGCAGATCGTGGAACTGGCCCGCCTGGCCGGGGCGCGCACGCTGGTCGATGGCGCGCAATCGGTGTCGCACATGCGCACCGACGTGCAGGCGCTGGGGGCGGACTTCTTCGTCTTCTCCGGTCACAAGGTGTTCGGCCCGACCGGCATCGGCGCCCTGTGGGGCCGGCGCGAAGTGCTGGAAGACATGCCGCCATGGCAAGGCGGTGGCAACATGATCGCCGATGTGACGTTCGAAAAGACCATCTTCCAGCCCCTGCCCAACACCTTCGAAGCCGGCACCGGCAATATTGCCGATGCCGTCGGACTGGGTGCGGCCATCGATTACGTCAATCGCATCGGCATCGACAACATCGCCAGCTACGAACATGCCTTGCTGGAATACGGCATGCACAAACTGGGCGAGGTTGATGGCTTGCGCCTGATCGGTACCGCCGCCCACAAGGCCAGCGTGATGTCCTTCGTACTGGACGGCTACAGCACCGAGGAAGTCGGCAAGGCGCTCAACCAGGAAGGCATCGCGGTGCGTACCGGCCACCACTGCGCCCAGCCCATCCTGCGCCGCTTCGGGGTGGAAACCACGGTGCGGCCCTCGCTGGCCTTTTACAATACCTTCGAAGAAATCGACTGTCTGTTGACGGTAGTACGGCGCCTGTCGGCCCAGCGTCATCGACGTTGA
- a CDS encoding carboxymuconolactone decarboxylase family protein, translated as MEPRLTPVDMAAASPEQKRVLEDILKGPRGNLSGPFLSWIHSPDLAQHAQKLGAFCRYHTKLPLHLSELAILCTAAKWRAQAEWQIHYPIGIEAGLDAANIELIRLGRKPEFQAKEEQLIWALIDELYETKRISGQLYKQAEQCFGVEVLVNLVGLFGYYALVAMTLNVFAVRHGDGPLPFEEHDSH; from the coding sequence GTGGAGCCGCGTCTTACTCCTGTCGATATGGCAGCCGCATCACCGGAACAAAAACGCGTTCTGGAAGATATCTTGAAGGGCCCGCGCGGCAACCTGTCGGGGCCCTTCCTATCGTGGATTCACAGTCCCGACCTCGCACAACATGCTCAGAAGCTGGGCGCGTTCTGTCGCTATCACACGAAGTTGCCATTACACCTGTCGGAGTTGGCCATCCTTTGCACGGCGGCAAAGTGGCGAGCACAAGCCGAATGGCAGATTCATTATCCCATCGGGATTGAGGCAGGGCTGGATGCGGCCAATATCGAGTTGATCCGCCTCGGGAGGAAACCGGAGTTTCAAGCAAAAGAAGAGCAACTGATCTGGGCGCTTATCGATGAACTCTACGAAACGAAGCGTATTTCCGGTCAATTATATAAACAGGCTGAGCAATGCTTTGGCGTCGAAGTGTTGGTGAATCTGGTGGGATTGTTTGGCTATTACGCGTTGGTTGCCATGACGCTAAACGTGTTCGCGGTTCGCCACGGAGACGGCCCGCTGCCCTTTGAGGAGCATGACAGCCATTGA
- a CDS encoding MFS transporter: MNTLPGGVPAPVVGEDSWRYRGWVVVLASMVALMFGPSTVAVLSLGLFIRPLEADFGWSRTQIALASSIVSYTVMLISPIQGYLTDRFGARAVIVPCIPLFCVAVGLMYFMPPVPWIYYAAWIALPVIGIGIFPLSYLRVVSSWFDKRLGLAIGIANAGIGIGGAVIPLLIGAVIAHQGWRAGFVGLSALVALTLPLAYAFIREKPGTEPKKGRVQTVPGVDFKTALRSREFKLLIGIFLLLGVINTALIVHQMPMLMDAGVTPQRAAMVQATFGIFVIAGRLLTGLLIDYISAVLVMCFLVLGGTIACSLYAYGVTGNVVFLCAALLGMVLGAEFDVLSYLLKRYFGMRAFGKLYGVIFSVFQFGAGAGAALLPLMRQASGSYRSGLTTFAIATLTCALLLIVLHLGGDKRLAKLRQQQLIH, translated from the coding sequence ATGAATACATTACCCGGTGGAGTGCCTGCCCCAGTGGTCGGAGAAGACTCCTGGCGATATCGTGGATGGGTGGTGGTGCTGGCATCGATGGTTGCGTTGATGTTCGGGCCCAGTACCGTCGCCGTACTTAGCCTGGGTCTTTTCATCAGGCCTCTCGAAGCCGATTTCGGCTGGAGCCGTACCCAGATTGCACTGGCCAGTTCGATCGTGTCATACACGGTGATGTTGATTTCCCCGATTCAAGGCTACCTGACTGACCGCTTCGGAGCGCGTGCTGTCATCGTCCCCTGCATCCCCTTGTTTTGCGTGGCTGTCGGACTGATGTATTTCATGCCGCCAGTACCGTGGATCTACTACGCTGCCTGGATCGCGTTGCCGGTGATTGGCATCGGGATCTTCCCGCTATCCTATCTTCGCGTCGTCAGCTCCTGGTTTGACAAGCGCCTGGGCCTGGCGATCGGTATTGCCAATGCTGGCATTGGCATCGGTGGAGCAGTGATTCCATTGTTGATTGGCGCGGTGATTGCACATCAAGGCTGGCGGGCCGGATTTGTGGGTCTGTCCGCTCTGGTGGCGTTGACGCTGCCTCTGGCTTACGCCTTCATCCGGGAAAAGCCGGGCACGGAGCCCAAGAAGGGAAGGGTACAGACTGTCCCCGGCGTGGACTTCAAGACGGCGTTGCGAAGCCGGGAATTCAAACTCCTGATTGGTATTTTCCTCCTGCTTGGTGTCATCAATACTGCATTGATCGTTCACCAGATGCCCATGCTGATGGATGCGGGTGTAACGCCACAACGCGCAGCCATGGTACAGGCGACCTTCGGTATCTTCGTCATTGCGGGCCGCCTGCTCACTGGCCTGCTCATCGACTATATCTCGGCTGTCTTGGTGATGTGCTTTCTTGTACTGGGAGGGACGATTGCTTGCTCTTTGTACGCCTATGGCGTGACCGGCAACGTGGTTTTCCTGTGTGCTGCCTTGCTGGGAATGGTTCTGGGGGCCGAGTTCGACGTGCTCAGCTATCTTCTCAAACGATATTTCGGCATGCGTGCTTTTGGCAAACTCTATGGCGTCATCTTTTCCGTTTTTCAGTTCGGCGCAGGTGCCGGTGCAGCACTTCTTCCTCTGATGCGGCAAGCCTCGGGGAGCTATCGGAGTGGCCTCACGACATTTGCCATCGCCACGTTGACTTGTGCATTGCTGCTCATAGTGCTCCATCTCGGTGGTGACAAGAGGTTGGCAAAACTGCGTCAGCAACAACTGATTCACTGA
- a CDS encoding porin, with translation MKKYRRQSAAIAALALWPAATWAQSSVSISGIMDGGVSYVSNQAGSSNLRADNGIGAPNILFIKGQEDLGGGTAAIFQLESQFNLSTGASLPGNNLIFGRQSLVGLKDKQWGTLTAGNQYEFMHDSLLFGGFDSALTYGGYYTFRQGPFSALAIPNNPTGASDFDRVAGSSRVANSVKYLSPDVSGVTFGGMYGFGEVAGDTASSRTVSLGANYAEGPFGLGVAYTDARYSSMNSGHDGIRNWGLGARYQIGDYKLNLLYTNTRNTQTAGQVNVYQAGVNWQMAVAWNLGLSYEYMQGNAQLANNYAHQGSATLQYWLSKRTDVYLQTVYQKAGGDNTNTQAWINGLYGPKAMSSSSSQAIFRVGLVTRF, from the coding sequence ATGAAGAAGTATAGAAGGCAAAGCGCTGCAATTGCCGCGCTGGCCCTATGGCCAGCCGCTACCTGGGCGCAAAGCAGCGTCAGCATCTCCGGCATCATGGATGGGGGCGTCTCCTACGTCAGCAACCAGGCGGGGAGCAGCAACCTGCGCGCAGATAACGGTATCGGTGCGCCAAACATTCTGTTCATCAAGGGTCAGGAAGACCTCGGTGGAGGAACGGCAGCCATCTTCCAACTCGAAAGCCAGTTCAACCTCAGTACCGGCGCCTCCCTGCCTGGCAACAATCTCATCTTCGGCCGCCAGTCATTGGTGGGTCTCAAGGACAAGCAATGGGGAACACTGACCGCCGGCAATCAGTACGAATTCATGCATGATTCGCTGCTGTTCGGTGGTTTCGATTCCGCGCTGACCTATGGTGGCTACTACACCTTCCGCCAAGGGCCGTTCTCAGCTTTGGCCATCCCAAACAATCCAACAGGAGCGTCGGACTTCGACCGCGTGGCCGGCTCATCTCGCGTTGCCAACTCCGTCAAATATCTGAGCCCGGATGTCAGCGGCGTGACATTCGGGGGCATGTATGGTTTCGGGGAGGTGGCCGGTGACACTGCCTCCTCCCGGACTGTCAGCCTGGGCGCCAATTATGCCGAGGGACCCTTCGGCCTGGGCGTAGCCTACACCGATGCGCGCTACTCCAGCATGAACAGCGGACATGATGGCATCAGAAACTGGGGCCTGGGAGCGCGCTACCAGATCGGAGACTACAAGCTCAATCTGCTCTATACCAATACGCGCAATACCCAGACGGCGGGGCAGGTCAACGTCTATCAAGCTGGCGTCAACTGGCAAATGGCGGTCGCCTGGAACCTGGGGCTGTCCTACGAGTACATGCAGGGCAATGCGCAACTGGCAAACAATTACGCCCATCAGGGCAGTGCCACACTGCAATACTGGCTCTCGAAACGAACGGACGTCTATCTGCAGACCGTCTATCAGAAGGCGGGGGGCGATAACACCAATACCCAGGCCTGGATTAATGGGCTGTATGGCCCGAAGGCGATGTCCAGTTCCAGCAGCCAAGCCATCTTCCGGGTGGGTTTGGTAACGCGCTTCTGA
- a CDS encoding helix-turn-helix domain-containing protein, translated as MASLFSIGLSLDSGKDQPLSTHMQAYCGRSLQFASIRFSPHETSAPASRADTRRWLVTIQKEGEASVSQGGRHSHLRPGDMVLIDLGSPFRIETGHMVTHSTYVDSELLKRVMPDADRRTAVRIETACGPGAIFRAMSDEMFEMATELDENTAARIAQALPYSLAIALSHCDKEMMACPSRLQLFHLERIRAFVRDNLHDSSLDAEMISQAVQLSTRHIYQLFTAEQTSLMKWVWSERLERCREDLVSRQLSNRPIGEIAYGWGFSDVAHFSRAFKEKFNMTPRAYRKMHG; from the coding sequence ATGGCCAGCCTTTTTTCCATTGGCCTGTCGCTGGACTCAGGCAAAGACCAGCCCTTGAGCACTCACATGCAAGCTTATTGCGGCAGAAGCCTGCAATTTGCTTCCATCCGCTTTTCTCCCCATGAGACTTCCGCGCCTGCGAGCCGCGCTGACACGCGCAGATGGTTGGTCACGATTCAAAAGGAGGGGGAAGCCAGTGTGTCTCAAGGTGGGCGCCACAGTCATCTACGGCCCGGAGACATGGTGCTCATCGACCTGGGTTCGCCATTTCGCATCGAAACCGGACATATGGTGACGCACTCCACCTACGTTGACTCCGAGCTTCTGAAGCGGGTCATGCCTGATGCAGACCGGCGCACGGCAGTGCGCATCGAGACGGCTTGCGGACCAGGAGCAATCTTTCGGGCAATGAGCGATGAGATGTTCGAGATGGCCACCGAGCTCGACGAAAATACTGCAGCCCGTATTGCTCAGGCGCTTCCTTATTCGCTTGCGATTGCGCTGTCGCACTGCGACAAGGAAATGATGGCCTGCCCTTCCAGGTTGCAGCTATTCCACCTTGAGCGTATCCGGGCATTTGTCCGCGACAACCTGCACGATTCATCGCTGGATGCAGAAATGATTTCGCAGGCTGTCCAATTATCGACGCGCCACATCTATCAGCTCTTCACCGCCGAACAAACTTCGCTGATGAAGTGGGTATGGTCGGAACGACTGGAACGATGCCGGGAAGACCTGGTGTCACGTCAGCTATCGAATCGGCCAATCGGCGAGATTGCCTACGGGTGGGGATTCAGCGACGTCGCCCACTTCAGCCGTGCCTTCAAGGAAAAGTTCAACATGACGCCACGCGCGTACAGGAAGATGCACGGGTGA
- a CDS encoding alpha/beta fold hydrolase produces MDTEIVSLAAESLSNAERHAVVLLHPVCVNRDIWRLQVPVWSQSFRLILVDLPGHGLSKALGGQPTLADFARGLALTLDRTGIGQVSLVGVSLGAMVAQAFALQFPERIRKLVLANAGAVTPEPVMQIWGARQRSYVELGSEQHVRSTIERWFDQDYRERAPLTVNWVESLVRSTSQEGYFEAVDAIKRLDHASRLREISAPTLVIAGEKDAAVSPEICRKLADAIPAARLTILPAGHLSNIEAATEFAEVVGQFLLAD; encoded by the coding sequence ATGGACACGGAAATTGTTTCTCTCGCCGCCGAATCACTGAGCAATGCAGAGCGCCATGCTGTCGTATTGCTGCATCCTGTCTGTGTCAATCGTGATATCTGGCGCTTGCAAGTGCCAGTCTGGTCGCAGTCCTTCCGTCTTATACTGGTCGACCTTCCCGGCCACGGGCTGAGCAAGGCACTCGGCGGCCAACCTACTCTGGCCGACTTCGCGCGCGGACTGGCGCTCACCCTGGACCGTACCGGAATCGGCCAGGTATCGCTGGTGGGCGTATCGCTCGGCGCAATGGTCGCACAGGCATTTGCGTTGCAGTTCCCGGAGCGCATCCGAAAACTGGTGCTGGCCAATGCTGGCGCAGTGACTCCCGAGCCTGTCATGCAGATCTGGGGCGCGCGTCAGCGAAGCTATGTTGAGCTTGGGTCCGAGCAGCACGTGCGATCGACCATCGAGCGTTGGTTCGATCAAGACTACCGTGAGCGCGCACCGCTGACCGTGAACTGGGTCGAGTCTCTTGTGCGAAGTACTTCGCAGGAGGGCTATTTCGAGGCGGTCGATGCGATCAAGCGTTTGGACCACGCGTCACGATTGCGAGAGATATCCGCACCTACGCTAGTGATTGCCGGCGAAAAGGATGCGGCTGTCAGCCCGGAAATCTGCCGCAAGCTGGCCGATGCCATCCCCGCCGCCCGGTTGACGATACTGCCAGCCGGCCATCTCAGTAATATCGAAGCGGCAACCGAGTTTGCCGAAGTGGTTGGGCAGTTCCTGCTGGCTGATTAA
- a CDS encoding 2,3-dihydroxyphenylpropionate 1,2-dioxygenase, with protein MAELVGIYAASHTPVMLNFPDAIPDDDREAIFGAFKDMGQRIADSRPDTVIVISDDHIHNFFFNNFPAFCIGAADSYRTPVEHWLKADPQVLPGDAALGAHLLGEALQNGFDPSFSIELILDHGSLTPLLLAGLVPHVRVVPLLVNCVQPPLPTMRRCVEWGAFLRKAIDSYDASQRIAILATGGISHDIATPRMGMVNEDFDRQFLDNLRSGNTDAIVAHATNHVAEAGNGAEEIRNWLIGHGAAAGARFESLYYQAVSKWYTGIGLARWSVKD; from the coding sequence ATGGCTGAACTCGTAGGAATCTATGCGGCGAGCCACACGCCAGTCATGCTGAATTTCCCGGATGCGATTCCCGATGATGACCGGGAAGCCATTTTCGGTGCGTTCAAGGACATGGGCCAGCGCATTGCTGACTCAAGACCAGATACGGTGATCGTCATTTCGGATGACCACATTCACAACTTCTTCTTCAATAATTTTCCAGCGTTCTGCATTGGCGCCGCTGATAGCTACCGTACACCGGTTGAGCATTGGCTCAAGGCAGATCCGCAAGTATTGCCGGGTGACGCGGCCTTGGGTGCACATCTACTTGGAGAGGCGCTGCAGAACGGCTTTGATCCCTCGTTTTCGATTGAACTGATACTCGACCACGGTTCGCTCACTCCGCTCCTGTTGGCGGGCCTCGTGCCGCATGTGCGCGTGGTTCCGCTGCTGGTCAATTGTGTCCAGCCGCCGTTGCCAACCATGAGACGCTGCGTTGAGTGGGGAGCATTCTTGCGCAAGGCCATCGATAGTTACGATGCCAGCCAGCGTATCGCTATTCTCGCTACCGGAGGGATTAGTCACGACATCGCTACGCCTCGGATGGGTATGGTCAATGAGGATTTTGACCGCCAGTTTCTGGACAATCTGCGTAGCGGCAATACGGATGCCATCGTGGCGCATGCGACAAACCATGTCGCCGAGGCTGGCAATGGTGCTGAGGAAATTCGCAACTGGCTCATTGGCCATGGTGCGGCCGCCGGTGCTCGGTTTGAATCGCTGTACTATCAGGCGGTTTCCAAGTGGTACACCGGGATCGGCTTGGCGCGATGGAGTGTGAAAGACTGA
- a CDS encoding subunit of meta cleavage enzyme: MSENWVQQIPSQAAYWMNKVLFEVHHNDGHLKRYLASPNDYLSAVPMPQHLRVAVRDNDIGAMYLAGANPYLLRAHCLGLRIPEQDFLASLKAVTGGKKNG, from the coding sequence ATGAGCGAGAACTGGGTCCAGCAGATTCCTTCGCAGGCCGCCTACTGGATGAACAAGGTGCTTTTCGAGGTTCACCACAATGACGGCCATCTGAAACGCTACCTGGCGTCCCCGAACGATTATCTGTCAGCCGTACCCATGCCGCAGCACCTGCGCGTGGCGGTGCGTGACAACGACATTGGTGCCATGTATCTGGCCGGTGCCAACCCCTATCTGCTCAGAGCGCACTGTCTTGGCTTGCGCATCCCGGAGCAGGATTTCCTGGCTTCCCTGAAGGCCGTCACAGGAGGAAAAAAGAATGGCTGA
- a CDS encoding alpha/beta hydrolase family protein: MSNDAEKTGAVQGRPKTLAEAKQWMLDKLAAKVHPMNQVPQDEGARLIESLQGLDGASWAAVWGKAGDETRAQADLASERGQDKEAAALYMKASGFYFMGRFPCPNHPDKERCAQAERETYVLAASYWDNPVRRVTIAFDGRSGEGKEVVFLIRRPHGVERPPVVVMWGGVDAWKEQMTAACNAFLAAGVATIAMDNAGTGESPVKGVQDAERQFLPVFEWAAAQEDLDAAKVGILGRSFGGYWATKLAHLHPERISAAVNWGGGAHYMFQADWIESSRYPDSYLMELVETRQRMLGATTDQQYIDGFRRLSLLDQGLLDRPSAPMLLVNGKEDKQCPPADLHLLTEHGSPKAVRLFPGGHMGNTPQTLPTIVQWLSTHVKNKMEAA, encoded by the coding sequence TTGAGCAATGACGCAGAGAAGACGGGCGCCGTACAGGGGCGCCCCAAGACGCTGGCTGAAGCCAAGCAATGGATGCTGGACAAGCTTGCAGCGAAGGTACATCCGATGAATCAGGTGCCGCAGGACGAAGGAGCGCGCCTGATCGAGTCGCTGCAGGGACTGGACGGCGCATCATGGGCGGCCGTATGGGGCAAGGCGGGTGACGAGACGCGTGCGCAGGCCGATCTGGCCAGTGAGCGCGGCCAGGACAAAGAGGCCGCAGCTCTTTACATGAAAGCCAGCGGATTCTATTTCATGGGCCGCTTTCCCTGCCCTAACCATCCCGATAAGGAACGCTGCGCCCAAGCCGAGCGCGAAACCTATGTGCTGGCGGCCTCCTATTGGGATAACCCGGTACGGCGCGTCACCATTGCGTTTGACGGACGCAGCGGAGAGGGCAAGGAAGTCGTATTCCTGATCCGTCGTCCTCACGGGGTGGAGCGCCCGCCGGTGGTAGTCATGTGGGGTGGCGTAGACGCATGGAAGGAACAGATGACCGCAGCGTGCAATGCCTTCCTGGCCGCTGGTGTCGCAACCATCGCTATGGACAATGCCGGCACGGGTGAGTCGCCGGTCAAAGGCGTCCAGGATGCAGAGCGCCAGTTCCTGCCGGTGTTCGAATGGGCTGCTGCCCAGGAGGATCTGGATGCCGCCAAGGTTGGCATTCTGGGCCGCTCCTTTGGCGGCTACTGGGCGACCAAACTTGCGCACCTGCACCCGGAACGTATCAGTGCTGCCGTGAACTGGGGTGGTGGCGCTCACTATATGTTCCAGGCAGATTGGATTGAATCGTCCCGCTACCCTGACAGCTACCTGATGGAACTGGTTGAAACCCGCCAGCGCATGCTGGGTGCCACGACAGATCAGCAATACATCGACGGCTTCAGGCGCTTGTCCTTGCTGGACCAGGGTCTGCTGGACCGGCCCAGTGCACCGATGTTGCTGGTCAACGGCAAAGAAGATAAACAGTGCCCTCCGGCTGACCTCCATCTGCTGACCGAGCACGGTTCTCCCAAAGCCGTCCGTCTGTTCCCGGGCGGCCATATGGGCAACACCCCGCAGACCTTGCCGACCATCGTTCAGTGGCTTTCTACCCATGTCAAAAACAAGATGGAGGCAGCATGA